A genome region from Conger conger chromosome 16, fConCon1.1, whole genome shotgun sequence includes the following:
- the LOC133114473 gene encoding decapping and exoribonuclease protein-like isoform X2 yields MNRHNRQLSSHQNYYGQHSSLKRDREDSSGEFAQHKRIRPIQDSTASIPAAASISSFPAQTLSTRRQLYERDFPLYKQPVEVGCFSLDSERKFYNDDRQLRYYVEPEKSPHFKLSDGYPERYMRRNEGVKEGIDHILRWILANRSKLEVSHAAATGSSPACDLGVDFITWRGHLTKLLTTPYETREGWMLAVTRLQGTLYMSEVETETTRWDRETRSERHKQMMYWGYKFEQYTCAAEPGGRPDESGVVNTNEAFCTVVRTRLAAHRLLFSGEVDCRDRDPQAPPAPACYLELKTSAEICTPKQRSNFHRYKLLKWWAQSFLPGVPRIIAGFRDDDGVVVSVETYQTSKISQLIKNEYNCWKPTVCMNFCSDFLSFARSVVREDNPRKFPVLLSQGGVPLLLGATQRSLLLHPQGYAVLLPA; encoded by the exons atgaaCCGCCACAACAGGCAGCTCTCCTCGCACCAAAACTATTATGGCCAGCATTCATCATTGAAAAGGGATCGTGAAGATTCCAGTGGAGAATTTGCTCAACATAAACGGATAAGACCCATTCAGGACAGTACCGCCAGCATACCTGCTGCTGCCTCGATATCTTCTTTCCCTGCCCAGACCCTGAGCACAAGGCGGCAGCTATACGAGAGGGATTTCCCTTTGTACAAACAGCCGGTGGAAGTTGGGTGTTTCTCCCTCGATTCGGAGCGCAAGTTTTACAACGACGACAGGCAGCTGCGCTACTACGTGGAACCAGAGAAAAGTCCACATTTCAAGTTGAGTGACGGTTACCCTGAGCGGTATATGAGGAGGAATGAGGGGGTGAAGGAGGGAATTGACCATATTCTGAGGTGGATCTTGGCGAACAGATCCAAGCTTGAGGTCTCCCATGCCGCAGCGACCGGGTCATCCCCAGCATG TGATTTGGGAGTTGATTTCATCACATGGCGTGGTCACCTGACCAAGCTGCTCACCACACCTTACGAGACGAGGGAGGGCTGGATGCTGGCGGTGACACGGCTACAGGGCACTCTGTACATGAGCGAGGTGGAGACCGAGACTACCCGCTGGGATCGCGAGACCCGTTCAGAGAGGCACAAACAGATGATGTACTGGGGCTACAAGTTTGAGCAGTACACCTGTGCAG CTGAGCCTGGAGGCCGTCCGGATGAGAGCGGTGTGGTCAACACCAACGAGGCATTCTGCACGGTGGTGCGCACACGGCTAGCTGCTCACCGGCTTCTCTTTTCCGGGGAGGTGGACTGCCGGGACAGGGATCCCCAAGCCCCGCCTGCCCCCGCTTGCTACCTGGAGCTCAAGACCTCTGCTGAAATCTGCACCCCCAAGCAGCGCAGCAACTTTCACAG GTACAAGCTGTTGAAGTGGTGGGCACAGTCTTTCCTACCTGGAGTTCCCCGAATCATCGCCGGTTTCCGTGACGATGACGGAGTGGTGGTCTCTGTGGAGACCTACCAGACCTCAAAAATATCCCAGCTAATAAAG AATGAATATAACTGCTGGAAACCAACCGTCTGCATGAACTTCTGTTCTGACTTCCTGTCTTTTGCCAGGAGTGTGGTGAGGGAGGACAACCCCAG GAAGTTTCCTGTTCTTCTCTCTCAGGGTGGTGTACCTCTTCTCCTGGGAGCCACACAGAGAAGTCTCCTACTCCATCCACAGGGATACGCAGTACTGCTTCCTGCCTGA
- the LOC133114473 gene encoding decapping and exoribonuclease protein-like isoform X1, whose product MNRHNRQLSSHQNYYGQHSSLKRDREDSSGEFAQHKRIRPIQDSTASIPAAASISSFPAQTLSTRRQLYERDFPLYKQPVEVGCFSLDSERKFYNDDRQLRYYVEPEKSPHFKLSDGYPERYMRRNEGVKEGIDHILRWILANRSKLEVSHAAATGSSPACDLGVDFITWRGHLTKLLTTPYETREGWMLAVTRLQGTLYMSEVETETTRWDRETRSERHKQMMYWGYKFEQYTCAAEPGGRPDESGVVNTNEAFCTVVRTRLAAHRLLFSGEVDCRDRDPQAPPAPACYLELKTSAEICTPKQRSNFHRYKLLKWWAQSFLPGVPRIIAGFRDDDGVVVSVETYQTSKISQLIKNEYNCWKPTVCMNFCSDFLSFARSVVREDNPRVVYLFSWEPHREVSYSIHRDTQYCFLPDWYVSEITHPQQVE is encoded by the exons atgaaCCGCCACAACAGGCAGCTCTCCTCGCACCAAAACTATTATGGCCAGCATTCATCATTGAAAAGGGATCGTGAAGATTCCAGTGGAGAATTTGCTCAACATAAACGGATAAGACCCATTCAGGACAGTACCGCCAGCATACCTGCTGCTGCCTCGATATCTTCTTTCCCTGCCCAGACCCTGAGCACAAGGCGGCAGCTATACGAGAGGGATTTCCCTTTGTACAAACAGCCGGTGGAAGTTGGGTGTTTCTCCCTCGATTCGGAGCGCAAGTTTTACAACGACGACAGGCAGCTGCGCTACTACGTGGAACCAGAGAAAAGTCCACATTTCAAGTTGAGTGACGGTTACCCTGAGCGGTATATGAGGAGGAATGAGGGGGTGAAGGAGGGAATTGACCATATTCTGAGGTGGATCTTGGCGAACAGATCCAAGCTTGAGGTCTCCCATGCCGCAGCGACCGGGTCATCCCCAGCATG TGATTTGGGAGTTGATTTCATCACATGGCGTGGTCACCTGACCAAGCTGCTCACCACACCTTACGAGACGAGGGAGGGCTGGATGCTGGCGGTGACACGGCTACAGGGCACTCTGTACATGAGCGAGGTGGAGACCGAGACTACCCGCTGGGATCGCGAGACCCGTTCAGAGAGGCACAAACAGATGATGTACTGGGGCTACAAGTTTGAGCAGTACACCTGTGCAG CTGAGCCTGGAGGCCGTCCGGATGAGAGCGGTGTGGTCAACACCAACGAGGCATTCTGCACGGTGGTGCGCACACGGCTAGCTGCTCACCGGCTTCTCTTTTCCGGGGAGGTGGACTGCCGGGACAGGGATCCCCAAGCCCCGCCTGCCCCCGCTTGCTACCTGGAGCTCAAGACCTCTGCTGAAATCTGCACCCCCAAGCAGCGCAGCAACTTTCACAG GTACAAGCTGTTGAAGTGGTGGGCACAGTCTTTCCTACCTGGAGTTCCCCGAATCATCGCCGGTTTCCGTGACGATGACGGAGTGGTGGTCTCTGTGGAGACCTACCAGACCTCAAAAATATCCCAGCTAATAAAG AATGAATATAACTGCTGGAAACCAACCGTCTGCATGAACTTCTGTTCTGACTTCCTGTCTTTTGCCAGGAGTGTGGTGAGGGAGGACAACCCCAG GGTGGTGTACCTCTTCTCCTGGGAGCCACACAGAGAAGTCTCCTACTCCATCCACAGGGATACGCAGTACTGCTTCCTGCCTGATTGGTATGTGAGTGAAATCACACACCCTCAGCAGGTAGAATAg
- the slc25a17l gene encoding peroxisomal membrane protein PMP34, which produces MSDNGGATVGLFSYEILVHAVAGAVGSMTAMSVFFPLDTARLRLQVDENRKSKSTPLILAEIAKEEGILSLYRGWFPVISSLCCSNFVYFYTFNSLKRVWSTSGVQSSPSKDLFMGFISGAVNVLLTTPMWVVNTRLKLQGAKFRNEDLHQTHYKGIFDAFSQIIANEGVSTLWNGVLPSLVLVFNPAVQFMFYEAMKRKAGRGGRKISSAEIFLIGAGAKAIATTATYPLQTVQAILRFGQYKAEGKSGLLGSLQSVVSLLMDRIRRHGVLGLYKGLEAKLLQTVLTAALMFVVYEKITAATFRVMGLNRKLKR; this is translated from the exons ATGTCAGACAACGGCGGTGCAACAGTCGGCCTGTTTTCCTACGAGATCCTCGTGCATGCGGTTGCGGGGGCGGTG GGCAGCATGACTGCAATGAGCGTGTTCTTTCCACTGGACACTGCTCGTCTCCGCTTACAAG TGGATGAGAACCGGAAGTCTAAGTCCACTCCTCTCATCCTGGCAGAGATTGCGAAGGAGGAGGGGAT CCTATCTCTGTACCGCGGCTGGTTTCCCGTCATCTCCAGCCTCTGCTGCTCCAACTTTGTGTACTTCTACACCTTCAATTCCCTGAAGAGGGTGTGGTCAACAAGCGGTGTCCAATCCAGTCCCAGCAAAGACCTGTTCATGGGCTTCATCTCTG GCGCCGTGAACGTGCTCCTGACCACGCCCATGTGGGTGGTCAACACACGTCTCAAACTGCAGGGCGCCAAGTTCCGGAACGAGGACCTGCACCAGACGCACTACAAGGGCATATTTG ACGCCTTCTCCCAGATTATCGCGAACGAGGGCGTGTCCACACTGTGGAACGGTGTGCTGCCCTCATTGGTCCTGGTCTTCAACCCTGCAGTGCAGTTCATGTTCTATGAGGCCATGAAGAGGAAGGCGGGGCGAGGGGGAAGGAAG attTCATCGGCAGAGATATTTTTGATAGGGGCGGGAGCCAAAGCCATCGCCACCACAGCAACATACCCTCTACAGACTGTTCAGGCCATTCTGAGG TTCGGACAGTACAAAGCAGAAGGGAAGAGCGGCCTCCTGGGAAGCTTGCAGAGTGTGGTGTCCCTGCTGATGGACAGAATCAG GAGGCACGGGGTGCTTGGTCTGTATAAAGGCCTGGAGGCGAAGCTCCTGCAGACGGTTCTGACCGCGGCGCTGATGTTTGTGGTGTATGAGAAAATCACTGCAGCCACCTTCAGGGTCATGGGCCTGAACCGGAAACTGAAACGCTGA
- the anks4b gene encoding ankyrin repeat and SAM domain-containing protein 4B, with product MSRYHKAAIDGYLDLLKEATRKDLNTPDEDGMTPTLWAAFHGNVEALQLICSRGGEANRSDIWGNTPLHHAASNGHMAILSFLVNFGANLFALDNDFHTAMDVAASRDRMDCVRFLDAAASQQTSRNAKKVAKVKEQAAKEAEQRVKKCEKVKKRHQSKMDRLHRGVAPEASPSGHPGTGPVDGVNEQFSKLIASDTTGSLSARVKGTLQRKLGKKDRGVAEPQGDGNVIFVKQENGTPGRPDFMGVFSEQDEMEEGEEGDSRGMEDDEDEEESEEEEESGQARESIFKRPGLGNMVFRKNFSLEMGVEPDEFTSGDGDDLGFRIRSEVFQPEEAGGDMEPDLPWNAEEIGLDEEEEEESPLAGFLAALGLLDYAPVLAREQLDMEALLLCSDADLKGLRIQLGPRKKILEAAARRKSALQNPGVMADSAL from the exons ATGTCAAGGTACCATAAAGCTGCCATTGATGGCTACTTGGACCTTTTGAAAGAAGCGACGAGGAAAGACTTGAACACCCCAGATGAAGATGGCATGACGCCGACACTCTGGGCAGCTTTTCACGGTAACGTCGAAGCGCTTCAGCTTATCTGTAGTAGAGG AGGAGAAGCCAACAGAAGTGACATCTGGGGTAACACTCCCCTGCACCATGCGGCCAGTAATGGACACATGGCCATCCTCAGCTTCCTCGTTAATTTCGGGGCTAACCTCTTTGCCCTGGACAACGACTTCCACACCGCCATGGACGTGGCGGCGTCGCGCGACCGCATGGACTGCGTGCGCTTCCTGGACGCCGCCGCCTCGCAGCAGACCTCCCGCAACGCCAAGAAGGTGGCGAAAGTGAAGGAGCAGGCCGCCAAGGAGGCGGAGCAGCGGGTGAAGAAGTGCGAGAAGGTGAAGAAGAGGCACCAGAGCAAGATGGACCGGCTCCACCGCGGCGTGGCGCCCGAGGCCAGCCCCTCCGGCCACCCAGGCACCGGCCCCGTCGACGGCGTCAACGAACAGTTCTCCAAACTCATCGCCTCAGACACCACGGGCTCGCTCTCGGCTCGCGTAAAGGGCACCCTGCAGCGCAAGTTGGGCAAGAAGGACAGGGGCGTGGCCGAGCCTCAGGGCGACGGGAACGTCATCTTCGTCAAGCAGGAGAACGGCACGCCGGGCAGGCCGGACTTCATGGGCGTCTTCAGCGAGCAGGacgagatggaggagggggaggagggggactcCAGGGGGATGGAGGACGACGAAGACGAGGAGGAgtccgaggaagaggaggagtcgGGCCAGGCCAGGGAATCCATATTCAAGAGGCCGGGGCTGGGGAACATGGTGTTCCGGAAAAACTTCTCCCTGGAGATGGGCGTGGAGCCGGACGAGTTCACAAGCGGGGACGGAGACGACTTGGGCTTCCGGATCCGCAGCGAGGTGTTCCAGCCCGAGGAGGCGGGGGGCGACATGGAGCCCGACCTGCCCTGGAACGCCGAGGAGATCGGGctggatgaggaggaagaggaggagtccCCGCTGGCGGGATTCCTGGCGGCCCTGGGCCTGCTGGACTACGCTCCGGTGCTGGCCCGAGAGCAGCTGGATATGGAGgctctgctgctctgctctgaCGCCGACCTCAAAGGCCTCCGCATCCAGCTGGGTCCCCGAAAGAAGATCCTGGAGGCCGCCGCTCGCAGGAAGTCCGCCCTCCAGAACCCCGGAGTCATGGCCGATTCCGCgctgtga